A region of the Streptococcus suis genome:
CAGTATAGCCATTGGCATCCTCTGCGACAATATCTTTAGGATCAAAAACGTATTCATCTTCGGTCTGTTTCGATCCTGACGATAATTGACTTCTACTTCTATTAGGTTGTGAAGAATGTGTTTTTTCTTGATAGTTCTCAGGAATTAAATAAGCCCATTTTGTATTCTTTAAATCTGAATAAAAGAAAAAGTGCTTATGATCGCCATGATTAACAATAATTCCTAAATCAGTTTTTTCCTCAATTTGTGACTCATCAGTGAGTAAAAATCCATCATCTGTCGCTTTATCAATCCCTGGAACTTCCTTTTTCGAATCTGAAGGAATCTCTTTTGATTGCTTTGATTGCGATGTTTCTATGCTTGTTATTTTTTGATGGCTCGATTGCTCTTTATAATTAGACACTTGATAGGTTACCAATGCTACAGCACAAATAAGCGATACTCCTGCTACATAAAGCAAAGTCTTACCTTGTTTCATATCACTGTTTCTCTCCTTACTTACTATTATATTTATATTATTGACATGATAAATGGATTCTACCCTTGTAGAATGCCATCGCCATATCCATTTACTTCATAAAATAAAATTTGTCGCCTTTTTAATTTACTGGTTAAGTATATCATTCATATTGAAATTTAGCAAGCCATGAGCGAATTAAAACAAAAAAAGAGCTTGGCACACAGACCAAACTCTTTATTTTATATATTTATTTAGCAAGCTTTGCTTTAGCAGCATCTGCAAGAGCTGTGAAAGCTGCTGCATCGTTTACTGCCAAGTCAGCAAGCATTTTGCGGTTTACTTCGATTTCTGCCAATTTCAAACCGTGCATCAATTGTGAGTATGACAAACCGTTCATGCGAGCAGCCGCGTTGATACGAGTGATCCACAATTTACGGAAATCACGTTTCTTCTGACGGCGGTCACGGTATGCATAGTAGTAAGAGTTCATTACTTGTTCTTTCGCAGTGCGGAACAAGAGATGTTTAGCTCCATAGTAACCTTTAGCTAATTTTAAAATACGTTTACGGCGTTTACGAGAAACAACGCCACCTTTAACACGTGCCATTTAATTTTCCTCCAAATAATTCAAATAATAAGTAGTGCTATATCAGTGCTTAGCGCATTTGAGTAAGCATTGACTTGATACGCTTGAAGTCACCAGCATGTACCATACCTGCTTTACGAAGGTGACGACGTTGTTTTTTAGTTTTACCGTGGAAACGGTGTGAAGTATAAGCGCGGAAGCGTTTCAATCCACCAGAACCTGTACGTTTGAAACGTTTAGCTGATGCGCGGTGAGTTTTTTGTTTTGGCATGTTAATTCTCCTTTTGCTTAAAAAGCTTATTTTTTATCTGAAGCTGGGGCCAATTGCATAAACATTTGACGTCCGTCCATCTTAGCGCGTTGTTCGATAATGGCAATATCTTGGGTTGCTTCAGCGAACTCAGCTAATACTTTCGCTCCAACTTCTTTGTGGGTAATCATACGACCCTTGAAACGGATCGAAACCTTAACCTTATTTCCTTTTTCAAGGAATTTACGGGCATGACGAAGTTTTGTCTCGAAGTCCCCTTTATCAATAACTGGACTTAGACGCACTTCTTTTACAGTGACAACACTTTGTTTTTTGCGTTGTTCTTTCTGTTTCTTCTGATATTCAAATTTGAACTTACCGTAGTCCATAATTTTCGCTACTGGTGGTTTAGCTTGCGGTTGAATCAATACTAAATCCACGTTGGCGCTATCAGCAATGGCCTGAGCCTCATTGAGCGGTTTGATTCCCAACTGTTCACCCTCAAGACCGATAAGACGAACTTCACGCACTCGAATTTCATCATTGATGAACAAATCTTGCTTTGCTATGGCTTTTCACCTCATTTTATATTTTTCGAGAAAAACGAAACGGACTTGCTAAACAAGTCCGCACTACACCATTATTCTTTCCGAAGAAATCTTAATCCGTAGAGCCAGACAACGTTAGTCGCAAGGCGAGAAGCTCTCACTTCTGCTTTTCTCAATATGACTATTCTAACATGTCTAAAACTACTTGTCAAGAATTTCTTTCGCTTTTTCGGAAATAAATTTCACTACACCTTCGATGGATACTCCTGTTGTATCAAATGTGATGGCATCGTCAGCAGCTTTCAAAGGTGAAACCTCCCGAGTACTGTCTTTCAGGTCACGAGCTGCAATCTCCTCTTTCAAGATTTCCAAGTCTGTCTCGATGCCACGTTCCGTATTTTCCTTAAAACGACGCATGGCACGCTCTTCCACTGAAGCAATCAGGAAAATCTTGAGTTCTGCCTGTGGTAAAACAACTGTTCCAATATCGCGACCATCCATGACAATACCACCAGCCTGGGCAATTTCCTGTTGCAGTCGTACCAATTCTTCCCGTACTAGAGGAAGTGCTGCTACTGCCGATACATTATTTGTAACTTGGTTATCACGAATTGGTAAAGTGACATCTTCATCACCCACAAAAACTAATTGTTGGCCATTTTCATCACGCCCAAATCGAATAGGATACTGAGCAAGCAAGGCCACGATTCTATTTTGATCTGTGACCTCTATGCCGTTTGTCAAGGCTAGATAGGTAGCCGAGCGATACATAGCTCCTGTATCTAAGTAAGTATATCCAAAATTTTTAGCAATAATTTTAGCAACCGTTGACTTTCCACTTGAAGCTGGACCGTCAATTGCAATTTGAATTGATTTCATAACCCCTCTTTATCTAATACGGACTACATCACCTGGATGCGCAAGCCAAGACCCTGTGGTCATTTTCTCTGGATTTAATCGCTCTAACTCAGCAATTGAAATCCCGCCACGTGCGGCTAATTGTCCAACACCTTCACCTGCTTGAACAGTAAGGGTAGAGCCATCCGTAGCTTCTGCTAGACTGGAACTTGTTTCTGTTTCTGTCGTGTCAGTCGAAGTAGATTCTTGTGTCTCAGCAGCCGATGAAGAGCTCTCTGCTACGACTGTTGTAGTGCTTGGGGTATAAAATTCTTTTGTTGAATCTGTTTTACTACCGCCACCGATTGAGAGATAGACAGCCATAATTCCAATAATCAGTACGATAACAAAGAAAATAATTGCCAAGACTGTAAATACTGTTGTACTTGCTACTCCCTTGTTTAGACGTTCTTTTCGACTAACTGTTTCTGTTTGATAAACTTCTTCATTCCATGGCTCTTGTGACATTATCGAGAAAACTCCTTGTATTTTTATTAAAATATGATTACAATACTAATATGAAAATAAAACTTATTCCTGAACGGTGCATTGCCTGCGGGCTCTGCCAAACTTATTCATCTATATTCGATTATGATGACGACGGTATCGTTGTTTTTTCAGACGACTCACAATTTGAGAAAACGATTGAACCCAATCCAGATATTCTCAAAGCCATCAAATCCTGTCCTACAAAAGCCATTTCAGCGGATTGATTTGGCTTTTTTGCATAATACTCTTCAAAATAATCCTGTTTTATTAAATGGTCTATTAATTCAATCTCACCCTTGAAGCAATTATGAATAGCTAAATGGTTAATAAAGTATTTTTTCGGCCATTTGCGCATGTGATACACCTGCCCATTGGGAAATTCTTGTGAAAATATGCGAATGGCTAGATAAGAAACTTCAATTTTTTCTATGGTAGCAATTTCAATTTTCTGTACTGCAAAAGGATTAGCCGAAGCAATCCGTAAATGCTTTTCTTTTATCTCGAAATAGCGATGTAAGCCAAGCACTACTAATACAGCAAAGAGAGAGAGAAGTAAGATAAATAATCTTGAAACTCTCAACTTTTCCAATAAAAGTGTCATACCAATGAAAATAGGCGTGAAGGTAAGTGACCAGTAAATAATGGCCCATGATAAATCCGGTTGCCAATGGTAACGAATTTTACCAAAAATTTTGATCATATCGGACCTCCATCTATTATTCTAGCACAAAAATAGAGATTTTCCTATGAAAACCTCTATCTTTTGAAATTTTTATTACATTTACATGACAATATTAGTTTGTTTGTAAAACTTCTGAAATGCTTTTGAAATATTTTTTGATGATATGATTAAAATAGTGCCATCAGTAATAATAAAGATTACCTCAAACTCGATAATCTCTCCATATCACTTGGTAATAATAGACCGGTATAAAAACCATCAATTCCAAGCGCAGAGTATTTCGTCAATTCATCATATGTGTGAATGGTATGGGTATAGATTTTTTTATCTAAAGCATGAAGGTTATTAAAAAATTCTGAATTAAAATATCCACCATGATTCAAAGGAATAGTAACCACTTTAATAGATGGATTATTAGCCACAAATTCAATAACCTGTTCCGGACTATCGGGCGAGGCATATAGCGTGTAGATAACATTCGAGAAATCATAAACTTTTTTTAGGGTAGTATACATCGTTTGATTGTAAATTTGTGGGATAATACGACTTAGTAATTCAGGGCTTCGTTTCATTGCTTCATTATAAATTTCAGTAAGCTGATGGATTACCTCTTCTTCTGAAACTTCAAAAGATTTAGTATCCGTCACTAAGAACATATCCTTATTAATCAGCATTTGATCTAACACATCACCAATAAGCATCGTTGTAAAACGTGAATCAGTGACTGGTGATCCAAAAGTTTGAAAATTTTTCCATTCATCTGAGCTCAAAGCTACACCATTCATATAGCCGAATTGGTCCCAATCGTGGACAGCTGCCATCTTCCCATCACTAGTTAAATAGAAATCCATTTCAAATACTCGGTGACCCATAGAATAGTTTTGTTGTAACGCTTCTAAAGAGTTCGTATAAAAAGTATTGTAGGACTTTTCACGATAAGTACCACCAGCATGAGCAATAAGATTTGGAAATTTTTCTATCCACTGATGTTGTGAAAATTCAATATTTTGAACATCCACAAAAATTCCATTAAGAGAGACTTGCAAATTGAATATTTCCTCAATCTTATCTGCTGACAGATAGTCCATCCATAAAAAATGCTGAATATTATTGCTAATATCAAATTGATAACCTGCTTTTGTCACTCTGTTTTTATCTGTATCAATCAGCAAGGAGTATGATAAATCACCGATTTTTTTCTCATACTGCCCAGCAGAAGTTTTTTTAAATGATTGTTTTTCTAAAACCGTATTCAATGGAATATAACCGTCTCGCAACAAAGAAAAATGCTTGTAGCCAACCAGTAAACACATGAATAAAGATACATTTATTAATATATATATATATATATATATATATATATATATTAACGAAGCGACAACGTGTTCGTTTGCGAGTTCGTGTATTTCCTTCTATTTTATTTCTCCCCATTGTTTCCTCCATTCGTTTCTTGACTCTTAACATAGTATCTCAAGAGAAATTTGGCAATAAACTCTGGCCAGAACAACAAATACATTTCATAGTCTTCTTGTGTACGAATATTGTTTTCAATGCTATTTGTCGTCTCAGATTCCTCATGGATACGATGATACATCAAACTCTCATCTACAAAGGTAAAGCTCCCATTTTTTTGTGCAATCTGATACCAAGCAAACCAATCAAGAGAAACTTTCATTTCTTCATTAAACTTGAAATCATTCAGTTTCTTCAAATTATAGGTCACAGCTGGACAAGAAATTGGATTACCAAAGGCTAAAACCCTATTCCGCCAAAACTTCCATTTGGGAAACATGGCCATTGTCCGTAACATGAGTTGCTTGATTTTCAAATTTGAAGTTAGGGCAATGACCTCACCCTCTTTCACTTCCTGGTAATCTGAATAAGCAATCAACGTTTCCTCTGTCATCTGAGACATTATTTTTTCACAATAGTCTGGTAAATAAATATCATCTTGATGAGCAATTGTAGCATAAGGGGTTGTTACAAAAGAGAGTGCCAAATTCCAATCTTTTCCAATACCTCCTCCTTGTGCGGTATGCATTACGATTGCATTCTTTTGGCAAATTTGTTCTATATATTCACTCGGAGTACTAGTGTATAGGATAAGTTGTGATTGAAGTGTTTGCTGCTTTAACGAATGGATGCATTCTTCTAGATACTTACTATCTCCATAAGCACAGATAACAAAGGTATGATTATTCTGCATCAGATTCCTCCAACTCAGATATTCTTTTTTTAGTCATTGATACTTCTTGAATTAAATTTTTAATCTGCTGCTTTTGTTGAGATAAAGCCATACTATGCAAAAATCCAATCACCAAGAGAACAAAGATTGCCACAGATAACAAGAAATTGGAAGTCAGACCAAACCCGAATAAGTAAGCCAGTTTAATAGGAATAACATCAAAGAGCGCAAAAACAATCAGTCCGAAGCCAATAACAATCCACATAAAGGCATGTTCGAATAAGATCTTATTTTTATTAATATTCCTAAAAATAAAATACAAAAAAACTAGTGAGGCAAGAAACATAGCTAATGCTTGTATGGTCATTATTCTCCCTCCTTCATTAATGATGCAATCAAGATTGATGAACAAACCTCAACCATATAACGAATTGATTTTAGAGGTGTTATGGATGAAACCCCTCCCGCTCTTTCAAACATATTTGCCGGTGCTTCTACTACTTGGAAATTTTGCTTTAGTAAATGAACAGTTGATTCCGGTTCCGGATATTTAATTGGGTATCGTTTTGCAAATTGTGCAATCACTTTTCTATTTCCCAAACGATAACCTGATGTAGTATCCCAAATTCGGTTTCCAGTTGTTAATTTAATCATATTTGAAATAACACCTATTCCAAAACGCCTCATAAAGCTAGTTTGAAATTCCGACAAAGTATCACCAACAAAGCGTGAGCCAATCACCATATCAGCCTGACCAACTACGATTGGCTGAATTAAGCTATTTAATGAACGAATGTCATGCTGACCATCACCATCAAATTGAACTGCTACATCATAGTCATTGTCCAAGGCATATTTATATCCCGTCTGAACAGCTCCACCAATGCCTAAATTTTGTACTAGGTGAACAGCATTTAATTTATTTTGAATCAAAATTTCTTTCGTGTGATCTGTTGAGCCATCATTAATGACAACATAATCCAATTGGAAATTCACACTATTTCTATAATCTATAATTCCCTGAACAGTTTGAAGGATACTTTCTTCTTCATTGTAGGCAGGGATAATCATTAATACTTTCATTTTTTCTCTCTAAAACTAGAATTCTATATAACTTTTTAGATTCTACTTACTCATTTGAAGAAACTATAATAATACATGTTTTAACATAGGTATCCTATTATCCATCAAAGTCGAAGTTTATGTCTGATTTTTGTCGCCATATTGCTAATCAATCTTGCATAACGCTCCAATCTTGTTGGACGCATATTTAAAGTCAGTAACTCTTTTATGTGACTTAAATTTGTATTTTGGTGTCCAGTATATTCTAAGTGATTGATGCCGTCCAGTATTTCTTTATAGGCAACTTCCGGTGTATATAGAGTACGTAAACGTTCCACATCAAGCCGAGCCCTATCTGAAAAATTTCTAAAGGATTCAATCACTTGCTCTAACTTAGTCACCAACTCTTCTATATCGCCCAATTTATAAATTTGACCTGCTGAGAATATTTCAAATGCCGTCAAATGTCCCAAATTATCTGATAGAATTACTGGAAGCCCTCTTAAGATTGCTTCAACATAGACTAAGCCAAAAGTTTCCATAGATGAAGGGAAAACACAGATATCTCTATCAGTTACTTCTTCCCAAGGATTATCTAAGTTACCTAAAAATTTAACATTTTTCTGTAATTTATTTTCATGGATATATTCATCACAAATAGCTTTGTATTTACTATCCCATCCTCCAATAAAAACCAATTCAATATCTAATCTATTTAGTGTCTTATATGCTTTTATTAGTTCTAGTTGATTTTTTCCTTCTGTTAATCGACCAACAGAAACAATTCTAACTTGATTGCCTTTTTTTAAAACTTTTGTTTCTTGCTCAGTATAAGAAATAAACGAATGGACTTTCTTATTAAATAGTGGTGTTAAAAAATTATTTAACTCTCCAGTCACACTAAATAATTCTGAAGAATACTCTTCTATGAAGTCAATTTTATCAGCATAATAGGCAAACTCATTTTTAGGAAATTCATGAATTAGCCAGAAATGGGGAACCTTTTGACATGAGGCAGCAATTGCTCCTTGAAAAACATTAACAGTATTTGAAATAACCAAGTCTATCTCATTTTGCTCAATAATTTCAGCTATGTCTTGAACATTCTGGCGATAGTAGCTTGTAGCCTCTTCTCTATTAAGGATTTCTCCACCTGGTGCATCCGGCCACCACCACTTAATAGTTGGCAAATAGTAATTCTTAACCCCTACCATTTTATAAAGTTGCTCATGCTTATCTTGTGGTTCCCCTCCTATTGCATGAGTAACATTTATAACTGTGTGTCCCAGTTGAATAAGGTACTTCATTAGATAATAAATAGACTTCTCCGCACCATTATCCATACTAGTCGTAGGAGAAATAAACAAAATACGTTTCATTAGACTAACTCTTCTTTCAAAAAATCATTAATTCTATTTGTTGTAGTGCAATGATTCATTACAAACTCAAAAGCATTTTTTGCTATTTGTTCTCTCAAGTCTTGTTCAAGAATCAATCTCTCCAATTTACTTTCCCATTCGTTATCATCTGCTAGAACTCCAGTCACTCCATCTTGAATCATCTCTTCAAATGCTCCAAGATTACTTGCGACTGTCACAACTTTAACTGCTGCCGCTTCTATCCATTTAATTTCCGACTTTGCTTCATTAAAGGTTGTGGTTACAAGCGGCGCCAAGTTAATATCAACTTGTGAAATTAAAATTGGAAGCTTTCTCCAATCAACATACTCATGACTCACAATCTGTTTTTTGAATTTTTGGAAT
Encoded here:
- a CDS encoding 50S ribosomal protein L20, translating into MARVKGGVVSRKRRKRILKLAKGYYGAKHLLFRTAKEQVMNSYYYAYRDRRQKKRDFRKLWITRINAAARMNGLSYSQLMHGLKLAEIEVNRKMLADLAVNDAAAFTALADAAKAKLAK
- a CDS encoding 50S ribosomal protein L35; protein product: MPKQKTHRASAKRFKRTGSGGLKRFRAYTSHRFHGKTKKQRRHLRKAGMVHAGDFKRIKSMLTQMR
- a CDS encoding translation initiation factor IF-3 codes for the protein MFINDEIRVREVRLIGLEGEQLGIKPLNEAQAIADSANVDLVLIQPQAKPPVAKIMDYGKFKFEYQKKQKEQRKKQSVVTVKEVRLSPVIDKGDFETKLRHARKFLEKGNKVKVSIRFKGRMITHKEVGAKVLAEFAEATQDIAIIEQRAKMDGRQMFMQLAPASDKK
- a CDS encoding (d)CMP kinase; this encodes MKSIQIAIDGPASSGKSTVAKIIAKNFGYTYLDTGAMYRSATYLALTNGIEVTDQNRIVALLAQYPIRFGRDENGQQLVFVGDEDVTLPIRDNQVTNNVSAVAALPLVREELVRLQQEIAQAGGIVMDGRDIGTVVLPQAELKIFLIASVEERAMRRFKENTERGIETDLEILKEEIAARDLKDSTREVSPLKAADDAITFDTTGVSIEGVVKFISEKAKEILDK
- a CDS encoding LysM domain-containing protein, giving the protein MSQEPWNEEVYQTETVSRKERLNKGVASTTVFTVLAIIFFVIVLIIGIMAVYLSIGGGSKTDSTKEFYTPSTTTVVAESSSSAAETQESTSTDTTETETSSSLAEATDGSTLTVQAGEGVGQLAARGGISIAELERLNPEKMTTGSWLAHPGDVVRIR
- a CDS encoding ferredoxin, with product MKIKLIPERCIACGLCQTYSSIFDYDDDGIVVFSDDSQFEKTIEPNPDILKAIKSCPTKAISAD
- a CDS encoding glycerophosphodiester phosphodiesterase; its protein translation is MCLLVGYKHFSLLRDGYIPLNTVLEKQSFKKTSAGQYEKKIGDLSYSLLIDTDKNRVTKAGYQFDISNNIQHFLWMDYLSADKIEEIFNLQVSLNGIFVDVQNIEFSQHQWIEKFPNLIAHAGGTYREKSYNTFYTNSLEALQQNYSMGHRVFEMDFYLTSDGKMAAVHDWDQFGYMNGVALSSDEWKNFQTFGSPVTDSRFTTMLIGDVLDQMLINKDMFLVTDTKSFEVSEEEVIHQLTEIYNEAMKRSPELLSRIIPQIYNQTMYTTLKKVYDFSNVIYTLYASPDSPEQVIEFVANNPSIKVVTIPLNHGGYFNSEFFNNLHALDKKIYTHTIHTYDELTKYSALGIDGFYTGLLLPSDMERLSSLR
- a CDS encoding glycosyl transferase yields the protein MQNNHTFVICAYGDSKYLEECIHSLKQQTLQSQLILYTSTPSEYIEQICQKNAIVMHTAQGGGIGKDWNLALSFVTTPYATIAHQDDIYLPDYCEKIMSQMTEETLIAYSDYQEVKEGEVIALTSNLKIKQLMLRTMAMFPKWKFWRNRVLAFGNPISCPAVTYNLKKLNDFKFNEEMKVSLDWFAWYQIAQKNGSFTFVDESLMYHRIHEESETTNSIENNIRTQEDYEMYLLFWPEFIAKFLLRYYVKSQETNGGNNGEK
- a CDS encoding DUF2304 domain-containing protein, with the protein product MTIQALAMFLASLVFLYFIFRNINKNKILFEHAFMWIVIGFGLIVFALFDVIPIKLAYLFGFGLTSNFLLSVAIFVLLVIGFLHSMALSQQKQQIKNLIQEVSMTKKRISELEESDAE
- a CDS encoding glycosyl transferase family 2, producing the protein MKVLMIIPAYNEEESILQTVQGIIDYRNSVNFQLDYVVINDGSTDHTKEILIQNKLNAVHLVQNLGIGGAVQTGYKYALDNDYDVAVQFDGDGQHDIRSLNSLIQPIVVGQADMVIGSRFVGDTLSEFQTSFMRRFGIGVISNMIKLTTGNRIWDTTSGYRLGNRKVIAQFAKRYPIKYPEPESTVHLLKQNFQVVEAPANMFERAGGVSSITPLKSIRYMVEVCSSILIASLMKEGE
- a CDS encoding glycosyl transferase family 1; this translates as MKRILFISPTTSMDNGAEKSIYYLMKYLIQLGHTVINVTHAIGGEPQDKHEQLYKMVGVKNYYLPTIKWWWPDAPGGEILNREEATSYYRQNVQDIAEIIEQNEIDLVISNTVNVFQGAIAASCQKVPHFWLIHEFPKNEFAYYADKIDFIEEYSSELFSVTGELNNFLTPLFNKKVHSFISYTEQETKVLKKGNQVRIVSVGRLTEGKNQLELIKAYKTLNRLDIELVFIGGWDSKYKAICDEYIHENKLQKNVKFLGNLDNPWEEVTDRDICVFPSSMETFGLVYVEAILRGLPVILSDNLGHLTAFEIFSAGQIYKLGDIEELVTKLEQVIESFRNFSDRARLDVERLRTLYTPEVAYKEILDGINHLEYTGHQNTNLSHIKELLTLNMRPTRLERYARLISNMATKIRHKLRL